Proteins encoded within one genomic window of Alteribacter populi:
- a CDS encoding ABC transporter ATP-binding protein, translating into MIEFSSVSKVFEDRTKAVDSLSFTIEKGDFFVLIGPSGCGKTTTMKMINRLIEPTEGVINIHGKNIQEQEIKQLRWNIGYVLQQIALFPHMTISENIAIVPELKKWKKAEVAKRVDDLLDMVGLDPDKYRDRKPSELSGGQQQRVGVVRALAGNPDIILMDEPFSALDPISREQLQLDIVKLQQEIKKTIVFVTHDIDEALALGNRICVMKEGRVVQIDTPSRLLQRPKDDFIKEFIGDRENRWAHEVRTLLRTGSSGMHYMISKNETFTNHVERTSPDQPLFVYQYNNHTFEGVLGEDGDIVPFNYTVRPIQTFHDAMNVFKEANQDVLPVVESGQLLGVITIKDIAFYISDARLKGRNRK; encoded by the coding sequence ATGATTGAGTTTTCTTCCGTATCAAAAGTTTTTGAAGACAGAACGAAGGCGGTTGATTCGTTGTCTTTTACGATAGAAAAAGGTGATTTTTTTGTCTTAATTGGACCGAGCGGCTGTGGTAAAACTACAACGATGAAAATGATTAACCGGTTAATTGAACCGACTGAAGGTGTAATTAATATTCACGGTAAAAATATTCAGGAACAGGAAATTAAACAGTTACGGTGGAATATTGGCTATGTGCTACAGCAAATTGCTTTATTTCCGCACATGACAATTTCTGAAAATATTGCGATCGTACCAGAATTAAAAAAATGGAAAAAAGCAGAAGTTGCTAAACGGGTTGATGACCTTTTAGACATGGTAGGGTTAGACCCAGATAAATATCGAGATCGAAAACCAAGCGAATTGTCTGGTGGCCAGCAGCAAAGAGTTGGAGTTGTCCGCGCTTTGGCCGGAAATCCTGATATCATCTTGATGGATGAGCCATTCAGTGCGCTTGATCCAATTAGTCGTGAGCAGTTACAGCTAGACATTGTGAAGCTCCAGCAAGAAATAAAGAAAACGATTGTTTTTGTCACACATGATATAGATGAAGCGTTAGCTCTTGGGAATCGTATCTGTGTAATGAAGGAAGGACGTGTCGTCCAAATAGACACGCCGTCTCGATTATTGCAAAGACCTAAAGATGATTTTATTAAAGAATTTATAGGAGACCGTGAGAATAGATGGGCACACGAAGTCCGGACCTTACTCAGGACAGGGTCGAGTGGAATGCACTATATGATCAGTAAGAACGAGACCTTCACGAATCATGTGGAGCGAACAAGCCCTGATCAGCCGCTGTTTGTATATCAATATAACAACCATACATTTGAAGGGGTACTTGGTGAAGATGGCGACATTGTCCCTTTTAACTATACTGTCAGGCCGATTCAGACTTTTCATGATGCAATGAACGTGTTTAAAGAGGCAAATCAAGATGTCTTACCTGTCGTTGAATCTGGACAATTGTTAGGTGTTATTACAATTAAAGACATTGCTTTCTATATTAGTGATGCCCGTTTAAAAGGGAGGAATAGAAAGTGA
- the parE gene encoding DNA topoisomerase IV subunit B encodes MTQQSSFTYNDDAIQVLEGLDAVRKRPGMYIGSTDHRGLHHLVFEIVDNAVDEALAGYGDEIKVTIHKDESISVKDEGRGMPTGMHRTGKPTPEVIFTVLHAGGKFGQGGYKTSGGLHGVGSSVVNALSEFLEVTIYRDGTVHHQRFEQGGKPVTTLEKTGATRKTGTVVHFKPDPKIFNTIHYNYETLSERLREAAFLIKGMKIELVDERPKGETVRDTFQFDTGIEAFVDYLNEEKETLHPVVSFEGEQQGIEVDFAFQYSDAYTENMLSFVNNVRTKDGGTHELGAKAGVTRIFNEHARKLQLLKEKDKNLDGNDIREGFTAIVSIRVPEDKLQFEGQTKGKLGTPEARSAVDSIVSEKLTFFLEENPEVSNTLIRKAIKAAQAREAARKAREDARNGKKNKRKDAMLSGKLTPAQSKNREKNELYLVEGDSAGGSAKQGRDRKFQAVLPLRGKVINTEKAKLADIMKNEEIRTIIYAIGGDVGPDFDLDNINYDKIVIMTDADTDGAHIQVLLLTFFYRYMRPLIEAGKIYIALPPLYKVSKGTGAKEKTEYAWDEDGMKEAMKKVGKGYTIQRYKGLGEMDATQLWETTMNPDSRTLVRVKIDDIARAERHVSTLMGDKVEPRRKWIEKNVAFSLEEETNILDSENLMVTEEE; translated from the coding sequence TTGACGCAACAGTCTAGTTTTACCTACAATGATGATGCCATTCAGGTACTTGAAGGCTTAGATGCTGTTAGAAAAAGACCTGGTATGTATATAGGGAGTACAGATCACCGGGGGCTGCATCACCTCGTGTTTGAAATAGTTGATAACGCGGTTGACGAAGCGTTAGCAGGTTACGGAGACGAGATTAAAGTAACCATACATAAAGATGAGAGTATCAGTGTAAAAGACGAGGGACGCGGTATGCCAACGGGGATGCACCGTACAGGTAAACCGACACCGGAAGTCATTTTTACTGTCCTTCATGCTGGAGGAAAATTCGGACAAGGTGGTTATAAAACGAGCGGCGGCCTTCATGGCGTAGGTTCCTCTGTTGTAAACGCCCTTTCAGAGTTTTTGGAAGTGACGATTTACCGTGATGGTACTGTGCACCATCAGCGCTTTGAACAAGGTGGAAAACCAGTGACAACGCTTGAAAAGACTGGTGCGACACGTAAAACTGGAACAGTCGTTCACTTTAAGCCAGACCCAAAAATTTTCAATACCATTCACTATAATTATGAAACGTTATCTGAACGACTTCGTGAAGCAGCCTTTTTAATTAAAGGTATGAAAATTGAACTCGTCGATGAACGCCCTAAAGGAGAGACGGTTCGCGATACGTTTCAATTTGACACTGGTATTGAAGCTTTTGTCGACTATTTGAACGAAGAGAAAGAAACGCTTCATCCTGTAGTCTCCTTTGAAGGGGAACAACAAGGAATTGAAGTTGACTTCGCTTTTCAGTACAGCGATGCTTATACAGAGAATATGCTGTCATTTGTAAACAATGTTCGTACGAAAGACGGTGGAACCCATGAATTAGGGGCTAAAGCTGGTGTCACACGGATTTTTAATGAGCATGCCCGAAAGCTTCAGCTGCTTAAAGAAAAAGATAAAAATCTAGATGGAAACGATATCCGCGAAGGGTTTACAGCGATTGTTTCGATCCGAGTCCCTGAGGATAAATTGCAATTTGAAGGACAGACAAAAGGAAAGCTCGGAACACCGGAAGCTCGCTCCGCAGTTGACTCAATCGTAAGTGAAAAATTGACGTTCTTTTTGGAAGAAAACCCTGAAGTCAGCAACACGCTCATTCGTAAGGCAATTAAGGCAGCACAGGCTCGAGAAGCTGCGCGAAAAGCACGTGAAGATGCTCGTAATGGGAAAAAAAACAAGCGGAAGGACGCGATGCTGAGTGGTAAACTCACGCCAGCACAGTCGAAAAATCGAGAGAAAAACGAGCTATATCTTGTAGAGGGGGACTCTGCAGGAGGTTCAGCGAAGCAAGGGCGCGACCGTAAGTTCCAGGCTGTGTTGCCTTTACGAGGTAAGGTTATCAACACAGAAAAAGCGAAACTTGCTGACATTATGAAAAACGAGGAAATCCGTACAATTATCTATGCAATTGGTGGCGACGTAGGCCCTGATTTTGACTTGGATAATATCAATTACGATAAAATTGTGATTATGACCGATGCTGATACAGATGGTGCTCATATTCAAGTCTTACTTCTGACGTTTTTCTATCGCTATATGCGTCCGTTAATTGAAGCAGGAAAAATATATATCGCTCTACCACCACTATATAAAGTAAGTAAAGGTACTGGTGCCAAAGAGAAAACAGAGTATGCCTGGGATGAAGACGGCATGAAAGAAGCAATGAAAAAAGTAGGTAAAGGATATACCATTCAACGATACAAAGGTCTTGGTGAAATGGATGCCACTCAGCTTTGGGAAACGACGATGAATCCGGACTCCCGTACCCTTGTTCGAGTTAAAATTGATGATATCGCCCGGGCGGAACGACATGTATCCACCTTAATGGGCGATAAAGTAGAACCAAGGCGAAAATGGATTGAAAAAAATGTGGCCTTTAGTCTTGAAGAAGAAACAAACATTTTAGACAGTGAAAATTTAATGGTCACCGAGGAGGAGTAA
- a CDS encoding universal stress protein, producing the protein MFKKILLAADGSDHSLRAAEKAAGIAKVIEHSKITLVHVVDETPIRSDVLGNGYPLQSLPEHRKEKLRPIEDLLKKHHLIYEMKAIFGEPGPSIVKAVNEGKWDLVVIGSRGLNPFQQMVLGSVSHKVAKRVKCPVMIVK; encoded by the coding sequence ATGTTTAAAAAGATCCTTTTAGCTGCCGATGGATCAGATCATTCTTTAAGAGCTGCTGAAAAAGCAGCGGGCATAGCAAAAGTAATCGAACATTCTAAAATCACGCTCGTACATGTTGTGGATGAAACGCCTATTCGGTCCGATGTTTTGGGTAATGGCTACCCGCTTCAATCTTTGCCGGAACATCGAAAGGAAAAACTTCGTCCAATTGAAGACCTATTAAAGAAACATCATTTAATCTATGAAATGAAAGCTATTTTTGGAGAACCTGGTCCCTCAATTGTAAAAGCAGTGAACGAAGGGAAATGGGACCTTGTTGTCATTGGCAGCCGTGGATTGAATCCGTTTCAGCAAATGGTTTTAGGGAGTGTCAGCCATAAAGTTGCCAAACGTGTAAAGTGTCCTGTTATGATTGTTAAATAA
- a CDS encoding ABC transporter permease/substrate-binding protein codes for MIQFQSFVELFQSRQDLLWTATWEHLQLSIISLLLSVFIALPLGIFLTRFPRVAEPIIGASAVLQTIPSLALLGFMIPLIGIGTTPAIVALTAYALLPILRNTYTGVKEVDSSLVEAAKGMGMCSFKRFHKIELPIAMPVIMAGVRTSMVLIVGTATLAALIGAGGLGDLIMLGISRSNNEYILLGAIPAALLALLFDVILRFTERRSAGNSIKPIVFVVLIATLIVMSPLIVKPQQADITVGGKLGSEPEIIINMYKLLIEDATDLNVDLEPNLGQTDFVFNAIQSANIDIYPEFTGTALLSLLDEELNSTNEEEVFEQAKDVMEQEFGLVFLQPMQFNNTYAIAMMTDRAEELHVEMISDLVSYNNDLTAGFTHEFSDREDGYLGIQDLYNIDFDVVTMEAGLRPHALESGDIDLMDAYATDWYIVEYDMTVLKDDEGLFPPYQGAPLVRADTLNQYPELEAILNQLEGKISDEEMQNMNHRVEVGDENAMDVARDYLVNEGLLSD; via the coding sequence GTGATCCAATTTCAAAGCTTTGTTGAGTTATTCCAATCAAGACAGGATTTACTTTGGACGGCTACTTGGGAACATTTACAGCTATCTATCATCTCTTTACTGCTGAGTGTATTTATTGCGTTACCTTTAGGGATCTTTTTAACCCGATTTCCACGGGTAGCTGAACCAATTATCGGAGCATCAGCAGTCTTGCAAACGATACCGAGCTTAGCTTTACTTGGGTTTATGATTCCACTGATCGGGATAGGCACAACACCTGCGATCGTAGCATTGACGGCTTACGCACTACTTCCTATTTTACGAAATACCTATACGGGAGTCAAAGAAGTAGACTCATCCCTGGTTGAAGCAGCAAAAGGGATGGGCATGTGCTCGTTTAAAAGGTTTCATAAAATTGAACTTCCCATTGCGATGCCTGTTATTATGGCAGGTGTCCGGACGTCGATGGTCCTTATTGTTGGGACGGCAACGCTTGCAGCGCTTATTGGTGCTGGTGGTTTGGGAGACTTGATCATGTTAGGTATTTCCAGGTCAAATAATGAGTATATTCTATTAGGAGCGATTCCTGCTGCACTACTCGCCCTACTCTTTGACGTTATTTTACGTTTTACTGAGCGGCGATCTGCTGGTAACTCGATTAAACCCATTGTCTTTGTTGTACTGATCGCTACTCTTATTGTAATGAGTCCACTCATTGTAAAACCGCAACAAGCAGACATTACAGTTGGCGGAAAATTAGGGTCAGAACCCGAAATTATTATTAATATGTATAAATTGTTAATTGAGGATGCGACGGATTTAAATGTTGACTTGGAGCCGAACTTAGGACAAACGGACTTTGTTTTTAATGCGATACAATCTGCAAATATTGATATTTATCCAGAATTTACAGGAACTGCTCTATTGAGCTTACTTGATGAAGAACTTAATTCAACGAATGAAGAGGAGGTTTTTGAACAAGCAAAAGACGTCATGGAGCAGGAATTCGGTCTCGTTTTCTTACAGCCGATGCAGTTTAACAACACGTATGCAATCGCTATGATGACAGACCGTGCTGAAGAACTTCATGTAGAAATGATTTCCGATTTGGTTTCTTATAACAACGATTTAACGGCAGGATTTACCCATGAGTTTTCTGATCGTGAAGATGGTTATTTAGGCATTCAGGATCTATATAATATCGATTTTGATGTTGTAACGATGGAAGCGGGTCTCAGACCACATGCGCTTGAATCTGGAGATATTGATCTCATGGACGCTTACGCAACGGATTGGTACATCGTAGAATACGACATGACAGTACTTAAAGATGATGAAGGTCTCTTCCCTCCATATCAAGGAGCTCCTTTAGTAAGAGCCGATACTCTCAATCAATATCCAGAGCTTGAAGCTATTTTGAATCAGTTGGAAGGAAAAATCAGTGATGAGGAAATGCAGAATATGAACCATCGAGTAGAAGTTGGGGATGAAAATGCAATGGATGTTGCTAGGGACTACCTTGTAAACGAAGGCTTATTAAGCGACTGA
- the parC gene encoding DNA topoisomerase IV subunit A — MEQEKDRYLDLPLEDVIGDRFGRYSKYIIQDRALPDARDGLKPVQRRILYAMHHDRNTADKPFRKSAKTVGNVIGNYHPHGDSSVYEAMIRLSQDWKMRHLLVEMHGNNGSIDGDPPAAMRYTEARLSKISSELLKDIERDTVEFMPNFDDSDSEPVVLPSRFPNLLVNGSTGISSGYATDLPPHNLGEVIDAAIMQMEKPDCTVDDLMEYIKGPDFPTGGIIQGVEGLKKAYNTGKGKIVLRGKTEIETMRGGREQIIIHEIPFEVNKANLVKKMDELRLDRKVDGIAEVRDDTDRTGLRIVIELKKDADAQGILNFLFKNTDLQISYNFNMVAIYNKTPQQLGLKHLLDAYIQHQKEVVTRRTQFDLRKAQERQHIVEGLIKAISILDDVIATIRASKDKGDAKRALQEAYGFTEAQAEAIVTLQLYRLTNTDITTLEKESEELKKQIEKLEAILASEKKLIGEIKRELRAIRKEYAEERKSQVEEQIEDLKINLEVVVPSEDVMVTVTKEGYVKRSSLRSYASSKGELPGMKETDRLIGEYEINTTETLLLFTKKGSYLYLPVHQLPEIRWKDNGQHVANLVQMGSDDEILKAMPVKEFNEDHYLFFVTKNGMVKRTGLADYKAQRYSKALMAVKLKKDDELIDVHLTDGKMDLFFATRLGYGLWYDEEEVSLTGQRTAGVKAVNLKAEDVVVSGQVFSQDMTPYLFLITQRGAYKRMSLSAFEKTTRAKRGVVMLKELKRQPHRIAKFFTVDGSETIYIQSENGTVGSIEAKKVRPSDRYTNGSFIFDVTDVGEVADAWVEKPETSNDPPAGNNGTL; from the coding sequence GTGGAGCAAGAAAAAGATCGATACTTGGACCTGCCTCTAGAAGACGTGATCGGAGACAGGTTTGGACGTTATAGTAAATACATTATTCAAGATCGTGCTTTACCGGATGCAAGAGACGGACTAAAGCCTGTTCAGCGTCGTATCTTATATGCGATGCATCATGATCGGAATACAGCAGACAAGCCATTTCGAAAGTCTGCAAAAACAGTAGGTAACGTAATCGGAAACTATCATCCGCACGGAGATAGTTCCGTTTATGAAGCGATGATTCGTTTAAGTCAAGATTGGAAAATGCGCCACCTGCTCGTGGAGATGCATGGTAATAATGGATCTATTGATGGCGACCCACCAGCTGCAATGCGTTATACAGAAGCGCGGCTTTCTAAAATATCATCTGAACTGCTTAAAGACATTGAAAGAGATACAGTTGAATTTATGCCGAACTTTGACGATTCAGATTCTGAGCCGGTCGTTTTACCTTCACGATTTCCAAACTTGTTGGTAAATGGTTCAACAGGAATTTCCAGTGGTTATGCAACAGATCTTCCACCACACAATCTGGGTGAAGTTATTGATGCTGCGATCATGCAAATGGAAAAACCAGATTGTACGGTGGATGACTTGATGGAATATATAAAGGGTCCAGATTTCCCTACAGGTGGGATTATCCAAGGAGTTGAAGGTTTAAAAAAAGCGTATAACACGGGGAAAGGCAAAATCGTTTTGCGTGGAAAAACCGAAATTGAAACGATGCGTGGAGGTCGTGAGCAAATCATCATTCACGAAATCCCTTTTGAAGTAAACAAGGCAAACCTCGTGAAAAAGATGGATGAACTTCGTTTAGATCGTAAAGTAGACGGTATTGCAGAAGTCAGAGATGATACAGACCGTACAGGCTTACGTATTGTCATTGAATTGAAAAAAGATGCAGATGCACAAGGGATTTTAAATTTCTTATTTAAGAACACCGATTTGCAAATTTCCTATAATTTTAATATGGTGGCGATCTATAATAAAACGCCTCAGCAATTAGGGTTGAAGCATTTATTAGATGCGTACATACAGCATCAGAAAGAAGTTGTTACACGACGGACACAGTTTGATTTGAGAAAAGCACAAGAACGACAACATATCGTCGAAGGTTTAATTAAAGCCATCTCCATTCTCGATGACGTGATTGCAACAATTCGTGCGTCTAAAGATAAAGGCGACGCTAAACGTGCCCTCCAAGAGGCCTATGGTTTCACTGAGGCGCAAGCAGAAGCGATTGTTACGTTGCAGCTTTACCGTTTAACAAATACAGACATTACGACACTTGAAAAAGAATCAGAAGAGCTTAAAAAGCAAATTGAGAAGCTCGAAGCAATCTTAGCGAGTGAGAAGAAACTCATTGGTGAAATCAAACGTGAGCTACGCGCGATCCGTAAAGAGTATGCTGAAGAGCGTAAATCACAGGTGGAAGAACAAATTGAAGATTTAAAGATTAATCTTGAAGTCGTTGTCCCTTCTGAAGATGTAATGGTGACCGTTACGAAAGAAGGTTACGTCAAACGATCAAGTCTCAGGTCCTACGCAAGCTCAAAAGGTGAATTACCAGGTATGAAAGAAACGGACAGGCTGATCGGTGAATATGAGATCAACACGACAGAAACACTACTTTTATTTACGAAAAAAGGTTCGTATTTGTATTTACCTGTTCATCAACTGCCAGAAATTCGCTGGAAAGATAACGGACAGCATGTCGCAAACCTCGTTCAAATGGGAAGTGACGATGAGATCCTTAAAGCAATGCCAGTTAAAGAGTTTAACGAAGACCATTACCTCTTTTTTGTCACGAAAAACGGAATGGTTAAACGTACCGGTCTTGCTGATTATAAAGCACAACGGTATTCTAAAGCATTAATGGCAGTGAAGCTGAAGAAAGATGACGAATTGATTGATGTACATCTCACCGACGGGAAAATGGATTTATTCTTTGCGACTCGTCTAGGCTATGGATTATGGTACGATGAAGAAGAGGTTAGCTTAACAGGCCAAAGGACAGCTGGAGTGAAAGCCGTTAATTTAAAGGCTGAAGATGTTGTCGTGAGCGGTCAAGTGTTCTCTCAAGATATGACCCCATACCTGTTCTTAATTACCCAACGTGGAGCTTATAAACGCATGAGCCTCTCCGCTTTTGAAAAAACAACAAGAGCTAAGCGCGGGGTTGTTATGCTTAAAGAATTAAAACGCCAACCACATCGTATAGCAAAGTTCTTTACTGTAGATGGTTCGGAAACGATCTACATTCAATCAGAAAATGGAACGGTCGGCTCAATTGAAGCTAAAAAAGTACGACCAAGCGACCGCTATACAAACGGATCCTTTATTTTTGATGTAACAGACGTAGGTGAAGTAGCTGACGCTTGGGTAGAAAAGCCCGAAACCAGCAACGACCCTCCTGCTGGAAATAATGGAACGTTATAA
- a CDS encoding ABC transporter ATP-binding protein: MIEVEHLHYSYAIGKKGNQSLVPVLKDVNFNVKKGEIVSIIGRSGSGKSTLLNLLSGYIKADSGKLTINSTDVTKFNEKQWAKFRLDHFGFIFQNYELIPGLTAYENIELPLTLKGVDRNTRKELAEKMLEKVGLDSHATHYPNELSGGQQQRVSIARALITEPMMIFADEPTGSLDSETEEDVLELIRQLNKEQNITFLMITHDNEVASIADRTMNLHDGVLKQERGVHYEAK, from the coding sequence ATGATTGAAGTAGAACATTTACATTATTCTTACGCGATTGGGAAGAAAGGAAACCAGTCGCTAGTACCGGTATTAAAGGACGTTAATTTCAACGTGAAAAAAGGAGAAATTGTCTCGATCATTGGTCGCAGTGGTTCTGGGAAGTCCACCTTACTTAATTTATTGTCTGGCTATATAAAAGCAGATTCAGGGAAGCTTACGATAAATAGTACGGATGTAACTAAATTCAATGAAAAGCAGTGGGCAAAATTCCGTTTAGACCATTTCGGATTCATCTTTCAAAACTACGAATTGATTCCTGGACTTACAGCTTATGAAAATATAGAGCTTCCATTGACACTGAAAGGTGTTGATCGAAATACCCGTAAAGAGCTAGCTGAAAAAATGCTCGAAAAAGTAGGTTTGGATTCTCATGCAACACATTATCCAAACGAGCTTTCAGGTGGCCAACAACAGCGGGTTTCCATTGCCCGGGCTTTAATTACAGAGCCAATGATGATTTTTGCAGACGAGCCTACAGGAAGCTTAGACTCTGAAACGGAAGAAGATGTGCTTGAGTTGATTCGTCAATTAAATAAAGAACAAAACATAACTTTTTTAATGATTACCCATGATAATGAGGTCGCATCGATTGCAGATCGAACGATGAATTTACATGATGGTGTCTTAAAGCAAGAAAGAGGTGTCCATTATGAAGCTAAGTGA
- a CDS encoding CoA-binding protein: MENPSRDEIKDILKTAKRIAVVGLSDNPERTSYQVSEAMQSAGYEIIPVNPNCSEVLGEKALDSLKEINKHVDIVNVFRRSEFLPGVAKDAAKIDADVFWAQLGLENENAYQIAKDAGMKVIMDRCIKVEHAITK, from the coding sequence ATGGAAAATCCATCTAGAGATGAAATTAAAGACATATTAAAAACTGCTAAACGTATTGCTGTTGTCGGTCTGTCAGATAATCCTGAACGTACATCATATCAAGTTTCTGAAGCGATGCAATCTGCAGGGTATGAAATCATTCCCGTGAATCCAAATTGTAGCGAAGTGTTAGGAGAAAAGGCGCTGGATTCCTTAAAAGAAATTAACAAACATGTTGATATTGTCAATGTATTTAGACGAAGTGAATTTTTACCGGGGGTTGCAAAGGACGCCGCTAAAATTGACGCTGATGTATTTTGGGCACAGTTAGGCTTAGAAAATGAAAATGCCTATCAAATTGCTAAAGATGCAGGCATGAAAGTGATTATGGACCGGTGCATTAAAGTAGAACATGCAATAACGAAATGA
- a CDS encoding CapA family protein, whose translation MKRSISALIVIIAVVGSIFGFRIIGEVSGQEMIKETSNHTVREYIQSSRNTKVDKEATILGVGDVLISDSIFHDAQSEDGFDFYPMFEHIAPHIQQADFAIANQETMLGGETVGLSGYPRFNSPKEVGDALQKTGFDMLSIANNHTLDYGAEAVENTIHHLNAIDLPYVGAYESEEDKQTLRTTNVNGLTFSFLSYSYGTNGMQVPEGKEHLIALIDEERIEGEVAKAKEDSDVVVLNLHYGDEYTAYPNDFQTSITSIAAEAGADIIFGHHPHVLHPFEWLHTSDGRQVFVAYSLGNFISGQEGVERRIGGMAQVTAKRVIAGPATFTIIDEPTFIPVYTDRTNWRDYAILPESKMNEGILPDWEAEFTEAKTHVSQWMDDLTTQD comes from the coding sequence ATGAAAAGGTCTATTTCAGCTTTAATAGTCATTATTGCGGTCGTTGGTTCTATCTTTGGCTTTCGTATTATAGGAGAAGTCAGTGGTCAGGAAATGATTAAGGAAACAAGTAACCATACAGTTCGCGAATATATACAATCCAGTAGGAATACTAAAGTAGATAAAGAAGCGACAATTCTCGGCGTAGGGGATGTGTTGATTTCCGACAGTATTTTTCATGATGCACAATCGGAGGATGGATTTGATTTTTATCCGATGTTTGAACACATTGCGCCTCACATACAGCAAGCAGATTTTGCGATTGCAAACCAGGAAACGATGCTCGGGGGTGAAACCGTTGGTTTATCAGGCTACCCTCGATTTAATAGTCCAAAAGAAGTCGGAGATGCATTGCAAAAGACAGGGTTCGACATGCTTAGCATTGCCAATAATCATACTCTCGATTATGGTGCTGAAGCCGTAGAAAATACGATACATCATTTGAATGCTATTGACCTTCCTTATGTAGGTGCTTATGAGTCAGAGGAAGACAAGCAGACGTTAAGAACAACAAATGTTAACGGTCTTACTTTTTCTTTTTTGTCCTATTCATACGGGACTAATGGTATGCAAGTCCCGGAAGGTAAAGAGCATCTTATCGCCCTCATTGATGAAGAGAGGATCGAAGGTGAAGTTGCGAAGGCAAAAGAAGATTCAGATGTCGTTGTCTTAAACCTTCATTATGGAGATGAATACACAGCGTATCCAAATGATTTTCAGACATCCATTACATCCATAGCAGCTGAAGCAGGCGCTGATATCATTTTTGGACATCATCCCCATGTCCTTCACCCCTTTGAATGGTTACATACAAGTGATGGGAGACAAGTGTTTGTTGCTTATTCTTTAGGTAACTTCATTTCAGGTCAAGAAGGAGTCGAAAGGCGAATTGGCGGGATGGCACAAGTGACAGCAAAAAGAGTCATCGCCGGGCCCGCAACATTCACGATTATCGATGAACCAACGTTTATACCTGTTTATACAGATCGAACCAACTGGCGAGATTATGCTATTCTTCCCGAGTCTAAAATGAACGAGGGTATTTTACCAGACTGGGAAGCCGAATTTACCGAGGCAAAAACACACGTCAGTCAATGGATGGACGACCTCACAACACAGGACTAA